One window of the Salvia splendens isolate huo1 chromosome 1, SspV2, whole genome shotgun sequence genome contains the following:
- the LOC121751415 gene encoding rRNA-processing protein FCF1 homolog isoform X2, with amino-acid sequence MGKAKKSPKFAVMKKIVTHKAIKQYKEDVLNPNRKDLTKEKLPRNVPQVSSALYFKHNTALGQPYRVLVDTNFINFSIQNKLDLEKAMMDCLYAKCTPCITDCVMAELEKLGQKYRVALRIAKDPPFERLPCIHKGTYADDCLVDRVTQVTKGRERYTRLMISF; translated from the exons ATGGGAAAAGCGAAGAAATCTCCTAAGTTTGCTGTCATGAAGAAAATCGTCACCCATAAAGCAATTAAACA GTACAAGGAGGATGTCTTGAACCCTAACAGGAAAGACTTGACTAAGGAGAAACTTCCCCGCAATGT GCCGCAAGTTTCATCGGCGCTTTACTTCAAACACAATACTGCTTTAGGGCAGCCTTACCGAGTATTGGTGGATACTAACTTCATTAATTTCTCCATCCAAAATAAA TTAGATTTGGAGAAAGCAATGATGGACTGCTTGTATGCAAAAT GCACTCCTTGCATTACGGATTGTGTTATGGCCGAGCTTGAGAAGTTAGGTCAGAAATACCGAGTTGCTTTGAG AATTGCAAAGGATCCTCCATTTGAAAGGCTTCCCTGCATACACAAAGGAACTTATGCTGATGACTGTCTTGTTGACAGGGTTACACAG GTTACGAAAGGCCGGGAAAGGTATACGAGACTGATGATATCGTTCTGA
- the LOC121751435 gene encoding uncharacterized protein LOC121751435, which translates to MMSLMSSSNDARVVPPLQRGRDTVEEDKISGSASEISSPGAFEFGTLVSNVEVGRVGGDESDETRFISNVSDSRVAIENEEFRFHGSGGGENKPSSSVCRLLGGSEGSIPQSGKLEHKKNTSAAEDYDSILSAFDKFAAKGNDEAVGHGFQIGDMVWGKVKSHPWWPGHIYNEVLVPRSVRRGKQEGYVLVAFFGDSSYGWFDPAELIPFEENFAEKSMQTTSRSFLKAVEEAADEIARRSSLGLACRCKNQFSPSSVEGYVVVDDGDSEAGVYSLSQISKAHDSFRPSDIVSFVHHVALNPMSDECFSVDFIKQKAVALAVRKMRFEDFDETYAQAFGTQPLRPSRPTAPATVDPSTAPLSGRLVFAETLGKKEISVEPAKAKGQVEKDKYLSRRQEESIPLKSKKASSSQVGHFPRQFSVNREYSGVRDHMHQPSESCSTEGQHQPISQQASIYMKPSDGSRKHVEGGTKKVRFLKRPAGNSTDVNAIRVKKEKRKVINPDTGGERRELPLAVRNITENVSGMLARVHPSENSGPEDQKIDAAVGFSSSQSQQADDFVKIELQMFVRDLRAVACNPFHGEQKSCQSVIKQVFLKYRSLVYQKSLVVVPPVQIEASGLPMLTPVIADKIVRPSPVRLDDPTKGGKKRVRPDDVQKMKLDVSEGVKRKRLNESLEFKRKKMDSSKSLTVGKKEWNESLESKKKKMDSSKSFTVEKKEMDECLESKRKKMDSSKSLTVEKKELDESLESKRKKINSSKSSTVEKKVIIQRSSESQYGDAKDSAPQIRAVKQESSKRSAAGQMTRSATPTMLMMKFPADAALPSIPQLKAKFARFGPLDQSATRVFWKSYVCRLVYQHKIDAQAALKFAVGSSNLFGSANVRCHIREVEGEGAVSELVKAPHQNKEDTEPMPVVAKTASEQLRSCLKRPSGEEAGNGGAGKSARVKFVLGGDDSSLPLNENNINKIASFGAGGSIHSTSKDLPKINPQSSNTFAPPFQQLPAPEEGIRPPALKTAPGDISQQMLSLLTRCNDVVNNLSAALGCVPYHPL; encoded by the exons ATGATGTCGCTCATGAGTTCCAGCAACGACGCCCGGGTGGTACCGCCGCTACAACGGGGAAGAGACACCGTCGAAGAAGATAAAATCTCCGGTTCAGCGAGCGAAATTTCTTCCCCTGGAGCTTTCGAATTTGGCACATTGGTTTCGAATGTGGAAGTTGGTCGAGTTGGCGGCGATGAATCAGATGAAACTAGGTTTATCAGTAATGTGAGTGATTCTAGAGTTGCGATTGAGAATGAAGAATTCAGGTTCCACGGTAGCGGAGGAGGTGAAAATAAACCTAGTTCTTCCGTTTGTAGATTGCTCGGGGGCAGTGAAGGAAGCATTCCGCAGAGCGGGAAACTGGAACATAAGAAGAATACGAGTGCAGCTGAGGATTACGACTCTATTTTATCCGCATTCGACAAGTTCGCTGCTAAAGGAAATGACGAAGCGGTTGGACATGGGTTCCAAATCGGTGATATGGTGTGGGGGAAGGTAAAATCCCACCCGTGGTGGCCGGGCCACATATATAATGAGGTACTTGTTCCACGTTCTGTCCGGAGAGGCAAGCAAGAAGGCTACGTCTTGGTGGCGTTTTTTGGGGACAGCAGCTATGGGTGGTTCGATCCGGCGGAGTTGATTCCATTTGAGGAGAATTTCGCCGAGAAGTCGATGCAAACTACATCCCGGTCATTCTTAAAGGCGGTGGAGGAAGCTGCAGATGAGATAGCCAGAAGAAGTAGTTTGGGTTTAGCCTGCCGCTGCAAAAATCAGTTCTCGCCATCTAGTGTAGAGGGATATGTTGTTGTGGATGATGGCGATTCTGAAGCAGGGGTTTATAGCTTGAGCCAGATAAGTAAAGCGCATGATAGTTTTCGACCCAGTGACATAGTTTCTTTCGTGCATCATGTAGCCTTGAATCCCATGAGTGATGAGTGCTTTTCCGTTGATTTTATCAAGCAGAAGGCAGTGGCTCTTGCTGTTAGAAAGATGCGTTTTGAGGATTTTGATGAGACATATGCTCAGGCTTTTGGAACTCAACCGTTGCGCCCTTCTCGTCCCACTGCCCCTGCGACTGTGGATCCGTCTACAG CTCCTTTGAGTGGCCGACTGGTGTTTGCTGAAACACTTGGTAAGAAGGAAATCTCTGTAGAGCCTGCAAAAGCAAAAGGTCAAGTGGAGAAAGACAAGTATCTTTCTAGACGACAGGAGGAATCTATTCCATTGAAGAGCAAGAAAGCAAGTTCAAGCCAGGTGGGTCACTTCCCTCGTCAATTCTCGGTAAATAGAGAGTACTCTGGCGTGAGAGACCACATGCACCAGCCATCCGAGTCTTGTTCAACTGAGGGTCAACATCAACCTATAAGTCAGCAGGCATCAATTTATATGAAACCTTCTGATGGCTCCAGGAAACATGTTGAAGGTGGCACCAAAAAAGTTAGGTTTCTAAAACGTCCTGCTGGGAATTCCACAGATGTCAATGCAATCCGCgtaaagaaagagaaaaggaaagtaATTAACCCTGATACTGGTGGGGAACGTCGGGAGTTACCTCTCGCAGTCCGTAACATTACAGAGAATGTCTCTGGAATGCTAGCCCGTGTTCATCCCTCTGAAAACAGTGGACCAGAAGATCAGAAAATAGATGCAGCTGTGGGTTTTTCATCATCTCAATCACAGCAAGCAGATGACTTTGTGAAAATAGAGCTTCAAATGTTTGTGAGGGATCTACGTGCTGTTGCCTGCAATCCCTTTCATGGGGAGCAGAAGAGTTGCCAATCTGTCATCAAGCAGGTTTTCTTAAAATACCGATCCCTTGTGTATCAGAAGAGCTTGGTTGTAGTGCCACCAGTACAGATTGAGGCAAGTGGATTACCTATGCTCACGCCTGTTATTGCTGACAAAATTGTGAGACCTTCTCCAGTAAGACTCGATGACCCAACCAAAGGTGGAAAGAAACGCGTTCGTCCGGATGATGTCCAGAAAATGAAGCTCGATGTCTCAGAAGGCGTAAAAAGAAAGAGGTTGAATGAGTCTTTGGAGTTTAAGAGAAAGAAGATGGATAGCTCAAAATCATTGACAGTGGGGAAAAAGGAGTGGAATGAGTCTTTGGAGTCTAAGAAAAAGAAGATGGATAGCTCCAAATCATTTACGGTTGAGAAAAAGGAGATGGACGAGTGTTTGGAGTCTAAGAGAAAGAAGATGGATAGCTCTAAATCATTGACAGTGGAGAAAAAGGAGTTGGATGAGTCTTTGGAGTCTAagagaaaaaagataaatagCTCCAAATCATCGACAGTGGAAAAAAAGGTTATTATCCAGAGGTCTTCTGAATCCCAGTATGGGGATGCGAAAGATTCTGCTCCGCAAATAAGAGCCGTGAAACAAGAATCGAGCAAAAGGTCAGCAGCAGGGCAGATGACTAGATCCGCGACTCCAACTATGCTCATGATGAAGTTTCCTGCTGATGCGGCTCTTCCATCCATTCCCCAGCTGAAGGCGAAATTCGCCCGTTTCGGGCCTCTGGACCAGTCGGCCACAAGAGTTTTCTGGAAGTCGTACGTGTGCCGCTTGGTCTACCAACACAAGATAGACGCACAGGCTGCTTTGAAGTTTGCTGTTGGAAGTAGCAACTTGTTTGGAAGCGCGAATGTCAGATGCCACATCCGTGAAGTGGAAGGTGAGGGGGCAGTGTCAGAACTGGTCAAGGCGCCTCATCAAAACAAAGAAGATACTGAGCCAATGCCGGTAGTGGCCAAAACGGCCTCTGAGCAGCTCAGGTCATGCCTGAAGAGGCCCAGCGGAGAGGAGGCTGGGAATGGAGGCGCTGGTAAAAGCGCCCGAGTTAAGTTTGTGTTGGGAGGGGACGATAGCAGTCTCcctttaaatgaaaataatataaacAAGATCGCTAGTTTTGGGGCGGGTGGTTCTATACATTCAACTAGTAAGGATTTGCCAAAGATTAATCCTCAGTCCAGCAATACTTTTGCACCTCCATTCCAACAGCTCCCTGCTCCGGAGGAAGGGATCAGACCGCCGGCTCTGAAAACGGCGCCGGGTGATATCTCGCAACAGATGCTTAGTCTTCTAACGAGATGCAACGATGTGGTTAACAATTTGAGCGCTGCGTTGGGCTGTGTGCCCTACCATCCTCTTTAG
- the LOC121751415 gene encoding rRNA-processing protein FCF1 homolog isoform X3, protein MGKAKKSPKFAVMKKIVTHKAIKQYKEDVLNPNRKDLTKEKLPRNVPQVSSALYFKHNTALGQPYRVLVDTNFINFSIQNKLDLEKAMMDCLYAKCTPCITDCVMAELEKLGQKYRVALRVAGRSGAMRLYLGSRGYGAPGRGTHESGRKIIYYLYISNNND, encoded by the exons ATGGGAAAAGCGAAGAAATCTCCTAAGTTTGCTGTCATGAAGAAAATCGTCACCCATAAAGCAATTAAACA GTACAAGGAGGATGTCTTGAACCCTAACAGGAAAGACTTGACTAAGGAGAAACTTCCCCGCAATGT GCCGCAAGTTTCATCGGCGCTTTACTTCAAACACAATACTGCTTTAGGGCAGCCTTACCGAGTATTGGTGGATACTAACTTCATTAATTTCTCCATCCAAAATAAA TTAGATTTGGAGAAAGCAATGATGGACTGCTTGTATGCAAAAT GCACTCCTTGCATTACGGATTGTGTTATGGCCGAGCTTGAGAAGTTAGGTCAGAAATACCGAGTTGCTTTGAG ggtcgcgggtcgGTCCGGGGCGATGAGGCTGTACCTCGGGTCGCGGGGCTATGGGGCGCCGGGGCGAGGgacccacgaatcggggcgcaaaattatttattatttatatattagtaataataatgattaa
- the LOC121751415 gene encoding rRNA-processing protein FCF1 homolog isoform X1 yields the protein MGKAKKSPKFAVMKKIVTHKAIKQYKEDVLNPNRKDLTKEKLPRNVPQVSSALYFKHNTALGQPYRVLVDTNFINFSIQNKLDLEKAMMDCLYAKCTPCITDCVMAELEKLGQKYRVALRIAKDPPFERLPCIHKGTYADDCLVDRVTQHKCYIVATCDRDLKRRIRKIPGVPIMYITKHQYSIERLPEATIGGAPRV from the exons ATGGGAAAAGCGAAGAAATCTCCTAAGTTTGCTGTCATGAAGAAAATCGTCACCCATAAAGCAATTAAACA GTACAAGGAGGATGTCTTGAACCCTAACAGGAAAGACTTGACTAAGGAGAAACTTCCCCGCAATGT GCCGCAAGTTTCATCGGCGCTTTACTTCAAACACAATACTGCTTTAGGGCAGCCTTACCGAGTATTGGTGGATACTAACTTCATTAATTTCTCCATCCAAAATAAA TTAGATTTGGAGAAAGCAATGATGGACTGCTTGTATGCAAAAT GCACTCCTTGCATTACGGATTGTGTTATGGCCGAGCTTGAGAAGTTAGGTCAGAAATACCGAGTTGCTTTGAG AATTGCAAAGGATCCTCCATTTGAAAGGCTTCCCTGCATACACAAAGGAACTTATGCTGATGACTGTCTTGTTGACAGGGTTACACAG CATAAGTGCTACATTGTTGCAACCTGTGATCGGGACCTGAAGAGAAGAATCCGTAAG ATCCCTGGTGTGCCAATTATGTACATTACAAAGCATCAATATTCCATTGAACGGCTACCTGAGGCTACAATTGGTGGAG CTCCTAGAGTTTAA